The Bifidobacterium asteroides genomic interval CCGAGACCGACATGGCCACTGGCGCCTGGGAGCTGCGAGCCCGGACATAGATGGCCTGCTGTCCGGGAGCCGCCGCAGACAGGTCGTATGAGGCATAGCCTCCAGGCGCCACAGTCATGGTGTTCCCGGTCTCCAAGGACAGGTTGCCGGAAGAATGCGAACCCTGGATCTCAAGACTGATGACCGTAGCCTTGGATGACGGGTTGTAGGCCACCAGCCGCTGTGTGGCCCCTCGGCCGGTGGCGGGCAACAGGAAGTCGGCATCCATGGCGGCCCGAGGGCAGGCCAGCGCCTGGATCCCTCGCAGATCGCCCTTGGTGGCCCAGGAGACCATGCCGACGGCAGCCCCTGTGCCCGGCTGGGACTTGAGCATCCGGGAATCGAATGCAGTGGCCGAAGTGCCTGGATCGAGCGAGGCGGCCATCGCCTTCTGCCCGTCCACAGGATCGGGATCAGTCATCATGGTGCGTCGCCCGCCTGCAAGCGGGGTCAGGCTGGCACTGCCGATGGCTCCAAAGGCGGCGGCTGTGACACGGGCGCTCAGATCGCCCTCCGAGGCCTTGAACTGGTCATCGCCGACCTTGTCCTCATCCGCTACCGTCATTCGAGCCGGGCAGTAGGACGCTGCCTCACGTTGGCTGACCCGGGTGGCAACGACTGCCGAGCCCTGGGCCCCGTCGGCCAAAGAGGCTGGAGGCGTCCATACCGTCAGAACAGCAATCAAAACCGCCACCAGAGGTGCCGTGACCAGAGCAGCCACCAGGGATCCCTTGCTTCGTGCACTCATAGTTGCTCCCCTCCAAAGTAGCCAGGACGCGGCAGAGCCACCAGGCAGTATCCCAGCAGAACCAAGCCCAGGGCCCAGAGC includes:
- a CDS encoding DUF5719 family protein, translated to MSARSKGSLVAALVTAPLVAVLIAVLTVWTPPASLADGAQGSAVVATRVSQREAASYCPARMTVADEDKVGDDQFKASEGDLSARVTAAAFGAIGSASLTPLAGGRRTMMTDPDPVDGQKAMAASLDPGTSATAFDSRMLKSQPGTGAAVGMVSWATKGDLRGIQALACPRAAMDADFLLPATGRGATQRLVAYNPSSKATVISLEIQGSHSSGNLSLETGNTMTVAPGGYASYDLSAAAPGQQAIYVRARSSQAPVAMSVSVNVMAGLDPRGSDQATALAAPGHDLVIPGLRGADQATLLLQGSKATAVELSWMDEDGRESLRRVDLQGSRAAAVDLGGVPDGKLALQVHADQPVRAVLQVTGQGSQDQSQSDLALIPAGAAAASSALTISQPAQAALTLVNPSTDPIKAELVGFDEKGKKLDERSLTVEPGRAHELSAHDLGDQVAAVRLNEDSGHGSSRLIWNARLSVDAVNQAGLAGLAVMAPDGLMPATTLIRSGPDSAVLP